One Acidimicrobiia bacterium genomic window, TCGACGAGCACCGGGTCCGCCAGGTCGCGCAAGGCACGCTCGCGGCGATCGTGGGCGGCGCGGTCGGTGCGGTTCTCCTCCGCGCGCCGGTCGCGACGCTCGCGGTCGCGGCGGGCGCCGGCTTCTGGGGCGTCACCCGCGCTCGGGCCGCGGTCGACCGTGCGATCGAGCAGCGTGCGGATCGCATCCGGCTCGAGCTGCCGACGATCGCGCAGCTGCTCGCGCTCCACGTGCGCGCGGGAGCGGGACCGATGCAAGCGGTGCAGCGCGTCGTCGCGCGCGGGCACGGTGTCGTCGTCGACGAGCTCGATACCGCGCTGCGGCACGCGCGTACGGGTGGGCGCGAGGCCGACGCGTTCCGCGCGATCGCGGCGACGACGCCCGATCCCAGCGCGGCGCGCACGTACGAGCTGTTCGCGATCGCGGTCGAGCGCGGCGCCGACCTCGCGGAAGGTCTGCTCGCACTGTCGAGCCAACTGCGCGAGGCGCGCCGGGAAGCCGTGCGTAAGCAGGCCGTGCGCCGACGCGCCGCCATGTTGCTGCCGACGATCGGGATCCTCGCCCCGATCATGTTGCTCTTCATCGCCGCGCCCTTGCCCTCGATCGTGCTCGGACATCGATAGGACATCACGAGGAAGCGTCAACCGGGAGGGAACCCGATGTTGCAGTACCTGTACGTATTCGTCACGCAGCGCATGCGGCGCTCGCAAGCCGGACTCGCGACCGCGGAGCTGCTCGGCAACGCCGCGCTCGGTGTCGCCGCGCTCGTCGTCATCTGGGCCGCGCTCCAGGCGCTCGGACTCGACATCGTGTCGTGGATCCGCACACAGGTGATGGGCTGAGCCGGCGACGAGAAGACGGCTTCGCCACGCTGCAGTACGTGCTCGCGGTGGGCATGTCGTTGCTGCTGCTCGTGTTGATCGCGAACCTGCTCGTCGACCTGTACGCGC contains:
- a CDS encoding type II secretion system F family protein; its protein translation is MTTTVVLAAICIAIACATAARQLNPPPARLAVRVRPYAVASRSRLGHPAVPIEAEPVVGRLFGPPLAALARRVSRVVESRTDRHLELRLAQAGFVDVSVDEHRVRQVAQGTLAAIVGGAVGAVLLRAPVATLAVAAGAGFWGVTRARAAVDRAIEQRADRIRLELPTIAQLLALHVRAGAGPMQAVQRVVARGHGVVVDELDTALRHARTGGREADAFRAIAATTPDPSAARTYELFAIAVERGADLAEGLLALSSQLREARREAVRKQAVRRRAAMLLPTIGILAPIMLLFIAAPLPSIVLGHR